Within Aspergillus oryzae RIB40 DNA, chromosome 2, the genomic segment TAACATACATCTCCTCATAGAAACACATAATATAACTTGAAATGTTGTTGAACTTCATCATTTAACACATTTTAGCATAGGAATCTCCTTACACAATCGTTTAAGCGGTCATGACACGGTTTGGGTATGCCTGTCCATATAAGCTTCCAAAGCTGCtgtgttgaagatggcgcGATTCCTGCCCTTATCAGATACTGTTTCGCTTTTGTTATTCTTTCAGCATATTGTTtggtgtttgtttgttgtgTTATATCTGATTAACACTTGAGAGTACCCCAGGTATTGATGATATATGCAAAATAATATTAAGACCATTATGTCGCTCCCACATATATAGCTcagaaagaacaaacacCACACTTAAACAAACCAATATATACAAACCAAAACTACTACAAAGTAGAACATCCCTCTCCAACCACACATCCAACCCTCAAATCCGCAACGCTCTCCCCAACCCAAATCTTAACTCCCTCTCCATTCACAGGCGCCTTCCAGTCctgaacaacaacatcccaaaCACTAAGATCCTTGCGCGTGACATCCAACGTAAGCACCTCACTCTCCCCCGCAGCCaagatcttcgtcttctcgaACTGCCGCAGCTGTCGAGATGGCGTATCCAGCCCCAGACTACTGGGCAATTCCACATACAGCTGCGCAACGGCACGGCCATCCCGAGAACCTGTGTTCGTCACTTTGACCTGGACCGAAAAGGTAACGTCCCATAAGGCCGGGttgcctccttctgctccgCCGGCGCGAGGGGCGGGCTTGGGTTCTGTGGTGTAGCCGTCGGGGTAGGGGTACGTCTTTGAGGAGTTGGCGGCTGCGCCTTCTGGGTTGTCGAGGTAGGGGTAGAGGTAGCGCCAGATGCGGTTGAAGTTCTTGGGCCAGGCGACTTCTGATGCGTCGGGTTTGGCGGTGGGGTATGTGGGTGTGGAGCCTTTGGGGGGTCGCGCGGCGGGGTAGGCTGTGTCTAGGGCTTTGATGATGGATAGGTTGGGTTCGGTAAAGTTGAACGTGGTGTAGGAGAGACCGTGCCCGAATGGGTATCGGGGGGTGATATTTGCCTTCAGGAAGTGTCGGTAATCGATGTAGAGGCCCTCGGTGTAGTCGTCTTGAATTTGGCCGAATGGCTGAGCAATTAGACCGACGCTCTCCGGGTAGTCTGATTCACTGTGAGGGATTGTGTAAGGCAGATGGCCGCTAGGACTATAGTCCCCAAAGAGGATATCGGTGAGTGACCAGCCTGCCTCCTGTCCTGGGAGGTGAGCGACGAGCACCGCTTTAACGGAGTCGAGGTCAATCCATTCTTCCATCAGGATGGGTCCCACGGTATGCACAACAACCACTACGTTTGAGAACTTTTCTGCGGCAGCTTTGACCAGGTTGTCGCCATTGTGCCATGCGTGCAGCCCTGCCAGCGTACGGTCTCCTGGATTGCCATCAACGGTGATGTAGTTCTCGCCGGAGTCCGAATTGATAAAGACGATCGCGATGTCATCGGGGCCTGCAGTGACGCCCAAAGGAAACGTGTCTGTGATGTGGAATTCGGCATTGGATGAGATATTCGCTATCGCTTCTTGCGGCGTGATGAGATACGGGAGTCTGGATGTTCCGCTTCCCCAACCCATGGTCAATACGCCTTTGTTGCAGCCTTTGTCCGTGCAAGAGTTGATCCCGTCCGAATTGGTCCCGGCATCGGTGCCAAAGATCTTTAAGGTGTCATTCCGTTTCAGAGGCAGGACATTCTCGTTATTCTTTAGCAACGTGATTGCGTCTCTAGCGATTGCCCGGGCCGTGACATTATGGTTGCCTTGGACATTGACGTATTGGTTGACAATGCCACTTGGGGAAAATAAGGCGCCAGGATACAACGGCCCAGTCTCATCCTCGGTGTTTGAGGAGAAGTTTGGTAGCGGATAGTCTTTGTCCTGCCCCATTTTGTACCATGTTGCGACGATTCGCGTGACCTGTAATTCCTCGCATTAGCTAAAAGGCAAAACTGGCACTGTTGGAGTGTCTACCATGTCATTGAGACGCTCGACCGGGACCGACCCATTGAGCACAGAGCGCGACAGCTCCCACGACCAGTAACTCGTGCCCAAGAGTGGGATAGCTCCATCACCCGGCATGCTCATGTCCAGACCAGCCAACGCTGACGAAACTCCGCCAATATGAGCCAACCAGTCGGTCACGACAAAGCCCTGGAAGCCCAGCTCGTCCTTGAGGATTccattgatgagcttgctATTCTGGCTGCAGGCGGACCTGTTCACCTACACTCTACTTAGTCATCCTGTCCGAGGTGAAGGTGCGGAGATTGGCTTACATCGTTATACGCAATCATGACCGAACCAGCACCGGCTCTTACACTTTCAGCGAATGGCCACAGATACAGCTCATGCAAAGTCCTGTCATCGATATTTGACGAATAGCCCTGAGTGATAACACTGCTCATCCGATGCTGCTCCTGTTCGTTTCCGATAAGATGCTTGAGCGAAGCAATAGCACCCGTACTTTGCATTCCTTTGATGGTCAACGAGCCACCAAAGGCCTGTAAACTGGGGTCCGCTCCGAAACCCTCCCAATTGCGGCCTCCCCGTGGCTTCCGCCCAATAGGGCCCACGGACGGCCCTAAAAGAACGTTGATACCCTTTCCACGCGCCTCTTCGCCCAGGCCGACTCCGCGCTCGTACATCAGGTCCTTGTCAAATGTGGCCCCAACCGTGATGCCGGCCGGGAATGCCGTATTATGATCCGAATTGCGGACTCCGAGGGGAGAATCATGAAGGCACAGGTTGGGGATCCCAAACCGGGGAACACTGCCAGTCTGACCGGCACAAGGTCCCATATAGATACCCGTGCCACTTGTGAGATTCACCTTCTCGGCCAACGTCATGTTACTTACGACACGGTGTGCCTTCTCGTAGGCACTGGCCCATTCGGATATCCATCCTCCGTTCGGAGCCGGGTAATACGGAGGGGAGTAAGCTTCTGTAGAGGCTCTTGATGTCAGAGTCTTCGCCTCGGGGTGGGACAGAGCCCCCGGGACCAAGTAAGACAAAAGAGCCAAATAGGCCGGGAAGGCAGCCATGGTAGAGTACTAGAGGCTAAGAAAAGCCGACTATCAATAAGGCGGCATTAAGCTAGGGGGCCGTATCTTTATAGGAATACGTCAGAAGTCCGCAGAGCAGGCCGATCGGTCATGGGATCGTGATTTAAGGCTGCAGGTATCATCCACCATGGGCAGTGCGCTACACACTGGTCACAATACAGGCTAAGCCAAGGTAGAAATAATGCCGGAATGCGGCGCGCAGCCCGCGCGCTCGCGTGCCAAGGGCATCTATTGGCTTCCCCATGTTAATCCTTGCCAGGCACCGAAGAACTATCGAGTAGAATGACAACATGATCAGAGCCAGTGGTGGTCAGGGCTAGTCCAATCCGGCAACGGATCCGAGAACACTGCAGAAACGGCACCTGTGGTAGTGAAGACACCGTGGGCTGTCTGGTTTAGCTCCCCGTCCTTTTGCCCATTCGGTAAGGATATGCACCGTAACAGGGAGTGATCTTCGCTGCCAATTGTACAGCTCAAGTCAGACTTGTACATACCCCGCATATTAGGACAGTGTAAGACTGGTCAGACGACAGCAAACGGCTAGTCAGCGTGGTAAGACTTCATAACTTGCATGAATAAAACCGAGGGGGATGATCGATTCGGTTAAATGTTAGCTTGCGAGTTCAAACAAGTTAGGGCAGCCCCTTAACAGCAAGATTTCCTGTCGATCACCTGATAAGGATCCTTTGATCGTCAGGGGGGAGTGACGTTCC encodes:
- a CDS encoding beta-glucosidase (beta-glucosidase-related glycosidases), whose translation is MAAFPAYLALLSYLVPGALSHPEAKTLTSRASTEAYSPPYYPAPNGGWISEWASAYEKAHRVVSNMTLAEKVNLTSGTGIYMGPCAGQTGSVPRFGIPNLCLHDSPLGVRNSDHNTAFPAGITVGATFDKDLMYERGVGLGEEARGKGINVLLGPSVGPIGRKPRGGRNWEGFGADPSLQAFGGSLTIKGMQSTGAIASLKHLIGNEQEQHRMSSVITQGYSSNIDDRTLHELYLWPFAESVRAGAGSVMIAYNDVNRSACSQNSKLINGILKDELGFQGFVVTDWLAHIGGVSSALAGLDMSMPGDGAIPLLGTSYWSWELSRSVLNGSVPVERLNDMVTRIVATWYKMGQDKDYPLPNFSSNTEDETGPLYPGALFSPSGIVNQYVNVQGNHNVTARAIARDAITLLKNNENVLPLKRNDTLKIFGTDAGTNSDGINSCTDKGCNKGVLTMGWGSGTSRLPYLITPQEAIANISSNAEFHITDTFPLGVTAGPDDIAIVFINSDSGENYITVDGNPGDRTLAGLHAWHNGDNLVKAAAEKFSNVVVVVHTVGPILMEEWIDLDSVKAVLVAHLPGQEAGWSLTDILFGDYSPSGHLPYTIPHSESDYPESVGLIAQPFGQIQDDYTEGLYIDYRHFLKANITPRYPFGHGLSYTTFNFTEPNLSIIKALDTAYPAARPPKGSTPTYPTAKPDASEVAWPKNFNRIWRYLYPYLDNPEGAAANSSKTYPYPDGYTTEPKPAPRAGGAEGGNPALWDVTFSVQVKVTNTGSRDGRAVAQLYVELPSSLGLDTPSRQLRQFEKTKILAAGESEVLTLDVTRKDLSVWDVVVQDWKAPVNGEGVKIWVGESVADLRVGCVVGEGCSTL